The nucleotide window CTTAGCAAAGGGCATCGAAGGACGTCAGCACCATGGCGTGAATATCTTTCTTGCATCGAGACGAAGAACGCGTGGATGCTTGGTATGTTCCGTTGCAAGACAACAAAGGTGTCACTGGGGCCCGATAGAGGGTACAGGGTAGTTTAGCTGTGCCTTAAAAGCTGGCAACTTGCACTGAACACAGCCatgcatgatgatgatgatgatgatggtttatATGTCGGGGGATAATCCATAGTTATACCGTACTTTCCGGGTCCTGCAGAACTGGCTCTGATTATAGCAGAACCACGATGCACTATTCAATCATAAATCATTATCAGCATGATCGGTGAGGTACACAAGTACCTGGACCTTAGAACATCGTTTGCATATATTTGCGGTACTGTATCAAGTAGGTGGTGTCTtagtgaggaagaggaagaagcggtTGTTCATGTGAAAGGCAAAAACCCATTTAGAGATGGTCCGTGCGCTGACGCGAAAATCCGCGTGGGAGAACAAAGGCGCGCCGCCCGTCCGTCATGCGTGCAGGCTGCCTGCCCAGTGTTGATGCTCTGGTCCCATTTCCAGGGCACCATTATCGCCTCTTGTTTAACGGAGTTGCAGGACACCTGGGAGATAAAGACTCACCGCAGGCCTTTTTAGTGAAGGTGCAATCGGACAATCCCACTCTGCTCCGGTATCCCGCTGTGGGAGGCAATTGCGACATTGGCCGCGCAGAAAGAATATTTAGCAGACGACAGACCCTATAAGCGACATCCGTGAAGTACGCAAAATAGAAGTGGGAAGATGTCGAATCCAGATACCCCCATTACCGGGACTGATTCCCTTGATGAATTCGCCCCACAAACAGGCTCTTCGCAGACGTCCACGCCGATGACAGACGGACCCGACCAAGACCAGAAGACCACGCCGCAGGATAAGATGGATTTATCGGAGGATATTgaggggatggatgtgaAGGCGAAGGCGCTGATGCATCTTCTTAACACCAGTGAGGTGCGATTGTTCGATCATGGGGTTGGAAGAGATTTGGGTGGCGCAGAACTATTGCTGATGAGTTCGCTCTCTCTTGATAGGTCTTCGTTGCGATAATGGCGGACAAAATGAAGAAACAGCAGGAAGAGGCGAGACTTGAAGCAgccaagcaacaacaacagcagcagcaagggaAAAAGACTGAAACCAAACCCAAGGGTGCTAGCGAGCCGGTTGGACGGCGACAGACGCGTACGAGTGCAAGGCAGTCCGCTGCCACCACAACGGAAGCtgccgttgaagaagggaagaaggaggaagaacaggaAACCACTAAGACCAGGAGAGGCCGGGGAAGGAAGCCTGCTTCTGCGGCTGCGAATGGcaacaccatctccagctACTTCAAGAAGGCGGATGTGAAGGTCGATGAGGATAAGCCGACGGTTCAGGAAGCTTTGGAGCATGCCGCAGATGAGTATGAAGCGAATCCAACGGCACTAGGTGGTCAGGAACTAGTTGCTACCCAGCAGCCGGAGTTGGTGACCggagggaagatgaagaagtatcaattggaggggttggagtGGCTCAAGTCGCTATGGATGAATGGACTGTGTGGCATTCTGGCTGATGAGATGGGCCTTGGGAAGACCGTTCAGGCTATCTCACTAATTGCGTTCTTTAAGGAGAAGAATGTCTCTGGCCCTTTCCTGATAGCTGCTCCCTTGAGCACGGTGAGCAATTGGGTGGACGAGTTTGCAAAGTGGACGCCTGGAATTAAGACGGTTTTGTACCATGGGACAAGGGATGAACGTGCAACCATTAGGAGGAAGTTCATGAACATGAAGGACCAGAGGAGCGCGGATTTTCCTGTCGTCTGCACTTCCTATGAAATCTGCATGAACGATCGAAAGTTCCTCGCGCAATATCAGTGGCGGTATATCATTGTGGTATGTTCTGCTTCCCCATCGCATGACCGTTTGAAATGATTCGATTCTCTAACATGTTTGCAGGATGAAGGACATCGCTTGAAGAACATGAACTGCAAACTGATCAAGGAATTGCTCACCTACAACTCGGCCAACAGGCTCCTCATCACGGGCACACCATTACAGAACAACATCACCGAACTTTGGTCATTACTGCACTTCCTCTTACCTGAGATCTTCAATGATCTCAACAGCTTCCAGGGTTGGTTTGACTTCTCGTCCATGCTGGACAACAATGGTCAGACGGATGTCATGGAACGTCGAAAGCGCACGCTGGTCTCCACCATGCACTCGATCTTGAAGCCTTTCCTCCTCAGACGTGTGAAGACCGATGTTGAGACGTCCCTTCCCAAGAAGCGGGAGTACATCCTATATGCGCCGTTGACAGCAGAACAGAAAGACCTTTATCGTGAGATTCTCAACGGCACTGGTCGCCAGTACCTCGAGGAAAAAGCCACGGAACGTCTCATGGCTAAGAGTGGAAGACCGTCACGATCTCAGAGCCTGAAACGCAGCGCTGATACCAGCGAAGCTTCATCACCGAACAAGAGTCTCAAATCTAGCCGCTcatccacaccagccagTGCAGCATTGCCCACATCCCGGAGACGCGGCAAGGTGTCGAGCTACAAGGAGCTGAGCGACCGCGAATTCAACTCTAGACTTCGCAGACTCGAGCAAGGCTtagaagaagatctggacATCGCTGAACAACCCAGCGAGACAGAACAGGAGGAGCAAGAGAGAGCCAAAACCATCCGGCTTGCCAGTAAGCACCTCCATATCCCTGCCCTCACCCTACATCGGAAGACTGACAATCTCCTTCCCACCTCTTAGAGAAAGAAATCGCTCAAAAGAAGATGCAAAACCCCATCATGCAAGCCCGACTTGCTTGCAACTCCCCACATAACTTCTACTGGCCATGGATGGACGATCCAACCTCTATCGACGAAACCCTCGTCACAGCATCTGGCAAAATGCTCCTCCTAGACCGGCTAGTCCCCTGCCTTCTCAAAAAGGGCCACAAaattctcatcttctcccaatTCAAGACCCAACTCGACATCCTCCAAGACTGG belongs to Aspergillus luchuensis IFO 4308 DNA, chromosome 3, nearly complete sequence and includes:
- a CDS encoding putative SNF2 family helicase/ATPase PasG (COG:K;~EggNog:ENOG410PFNH;~InterPro:IPR038718,IPR000330,IPR027417,IPR014001, IPR001650;~PFAM:PF00176,PF00271,PF04851;~go_function: GO:0005524 - ATP binding [Evidence IEA]), with the translated sequence MSNPDTPITGTDSLDEFAPQTGSSQTSTPMTDGPDQDQKTTPQDKMDLSEDIEGMDVKAKALMHLLNTSEVFVAIMADKMKKQQEEARLEAAKQQQQQQQGKKTETKPKGASEPVGRRQTRTSARQSAATTTEAAVEEGKKEEEQETTKTRRGRGRKPASAAANGNTISSYFKKADVKVDEDKPTVQEALEHAADEYEANPTALGGQELVATQQPELVTGGKMKKYQLEGLEWLKSLWMNGLCGILADEMGLGKTVQAISLIAFFKEKNVSGPFLIAAPLSTVSNWVDEFAKWTPGIKTVLYHGTRDERATIRRKFMNMKDQRSADFPVVCTSYEICMNDRKFLAQYQWRYIIVDEGHRLKNMNCKLIKELLTYNSANRLLITGTPLQNNITELWSLLHFLLPEIFNDLNSFQGWFDFSSMLDNNGQTDVMERRKRTLVSTMHSILKPFLLRRVKTDVETSLPKKREYILYAPLTAEQKDLYREILNGTGRQYLEEKATERLMAKSGRPSRSQSLKRSADTSEASSPNKSLKSSRSSTPASAALPTSRRRGKVSSYKELSDREFNSRLRRLEQGLEEDLDIAEQPSETEQEEQERAKTIRLAKKEIAQKKMQNPIMQARLACNSPHNFYWPWMDDPTSIDETLVTASGKMLLLDRLVPCLLKKGHKILIFSQFKTQLDILQDWATQLRSWNCCRIDGAVSQEDRRAQIKAFNTDKDYKLFLLSTRAGGQGINLMAADTVILFDSDWNPQQDLQAQDRAHRIGQTKPVIVYRLATKGTVEQTLLEKADSKRRLERLVIQKGKFRSLLDSGGLSSNDVDDLKKALGQDEYESFEAGADPATLLSKKDLDILTDRSEEAYARAEKGLDTTGRAFMAVETKRDGDGLMAQIIGK